The genome window TTTATTCTTCCAAATTGGATTGACTTGGACACTTGCAAATCAACAAGATTGCAAATACAACACAAAAGTTAATATTTCCTCCGAACATTTAATTAGGTAGGTACTCAATACAATTAATACACCCGCTGCACAGTATTGGGGACATATTATAAGTATTAGAggaatatattaaaaagtaCTTACGCGAGGGAATCTTCTTAAACACCTTCTCCGCCATAAACTTTTGAAAACGATGAGCATAAAAACTGGGCCTGTGAACCGAAACGGTATCCTAAAACACCGACGTAGAATTGTTATTATAGTATTTTATTAACTCTAAATAATAGACATTTGTTTTACCAGGGATTACAAGGATACGTTATGTGAGGGATATAGGACATTAAATTGCGCAGTGGAAGGATATTAAATCCATACGACTCACATAAAGTAACTTATACTttggaataaaatataatactataactacaattttatttcaaaattgggTCTATATCTGGGGCCAGTGCTACTTACCCCATCGTGGATCATAGATTTCCAGGTATGCTCTAACTTTTTCTTTAACCTATAACTCTGCAATATATCGATAATACCAATGAATAAAAGCAAACGTTCTCCTTTGTCGTTTCTCGCTGGAATTCCACCTGGCCTGGaagttaaattataattaaattaaaatgttaaggataatttttgttgtgtttGTAGTTAAGGACTTAATACTTACGGTGTATCATCGTCCTCATCTATAGGTTCAGATTCAGCCTGTATACTCTCCATTGCTGTGGAATGTGCAACTAGTCTCTGTCTGTTAATAGACCGACTTCTATTTAAAGCAGCTGCCCCTATTCTGTCTTCTCTTTCCCGGTCATGCTCCTCTTGCAAAAACAAACTGCTCGGTCCGCCAACATCTCCGTCTTGCGGTATATGTTGGAGATTAGTGTGAGATTTCTTTTCCTAAGAAAAATGGTTAAGATGTTACAAATTACTATAAATTATGGCTTTTAGAATGAATACTTTTGTTGGATGGACTcataaactttgaaaatttatgtttaacgccttggaaatttgaataatataaaCTCGCCGTGAAACATGGCATATTTTACTAATGATAACATGTTCCCGAAATGATTTTATAGTCAATAATTACGAGCATACAACCAAGAGCAGTACATTTTTAGAATGCATTTGCCAATGAATCTGCTTGGATAGTGGTAACTAATAAGCAATTAGATGGACAGCTATATTCAATTATTGAATGATgtgctataaaattttatttgaaaatatgtttcatgATTGATATGTTGAATTGATATATTTCAAGAAACATATCTGCATCATGGaaataactaataattattactcaGTGATTTTCCAATTAACTTCAATTTATCAACAATCATATAAGCCTATAAATCATTTATAACTtaccattttttctttctggGCTTGATCTAAATTGTGAATAGCCAGTAGTAAACTGTAGtccataattttaaaactttctaaCACCCTACAGTCTCGTTGTATAGTCTTCATTAAGGCATTATAGGTGTCCGATTCCATTAGTACTCCCTCTGCATGATGTTCCATGAAATCTAGATCTTTGTATGTGGGCGACCTTTTTTGTCTTTCGGCTTTTGAAGCCTAAAATTACCACTTattgttcaattattttaatttggttatttaaagatatttaaaaattatagaaaatatgtgtcgtttgtaaattgttttatttcacCTGAATTAACTCACCTTCCGTTTATATGTGCTTCCTTTAAGATCATATTTTTGATGCATAACTACATTACTAGGTAACAAGTTATTCATTATAACCAGCCTCACATTTTTACTATTGCACTGATAACAATACAAACCAAAAAACTTTGGTAACAGAGTCCTAGGGTTTTGATTAAGATTCATATAATAAcctgaaagaaattaaaacaaaaaagcctTTAGAGCACTACATTCTTAACGggaaatgaataaaatattaccaggtaaaagtttttgaagaaattctcCTTCTTTATGTTGAACAGTCTTTACTATAAACTCATCATCGCtagtcaaataaaatatagaacCACTAGCGCCTGGATTTGATAATTCTCTTAAAGGCGAATCACACATTGACATCTgcaataaaagataaatctaTGATCTAGAAAATGAGATTTGATCATAAACACATTGACAACATTATAAGtgcaagtcacaaggacatATAGGATTAGACGTCGTTTGCTAAGTAAACTTAGATACTTAAcaactaaaataaaagatatttgagaTTAATTTGGTCACGCgcaagtaaaattttattttttcaagatgAAGGTGAACATAATCACTCTTTCATTGACCTTATAGatatattattagaaaaaattatgtggaATAATTTTCGAAGCTTCATACGCGCAGTAAGCTACGTCTATAGAGTAAATAATCTTGACATTATACTGGTTGTCTCATAGAAATTGGACGAAGCTATAactcagttatttatgaacggtgataaactaaaaatcgaataaaatgatattgttcAAACTACTAAATAACgtcaaagttgattttttaagcTCAACTTCTTCTGTTTCAGGTGtcaacttcaaaattttaaatagaacttcgtattttttatattttttgatagaaagaatttctctaaatttgatgatgtatgacaagttaatgttaagacaatttttaaccgaaaaaaatggaaaaatcttaACAAAATGCGTTATGTGGCCATCTGTATTACCATGGGGTCGTTTATGTTATCCTGTGATCATCTGCATTTTATTCTATCTTATCTTATTGTATTATCCTGTGCAAAgatgcctggcgccatggacagGTGAAATCCATTAAGACCCAGGGAGAAGGGACAAGATAAAACCGCTCTTAACAATAGAAACCACATCATTCTTCGtcataattttctgtgaaCAGTTATGCTGCAAGCCTGataattgtaaattagttctttaatgcaatgaaaatagttattttGGTGTTATTATTGGCGACAATTATCAAGTGtcaatttcaattgaaaatgtttaaaaattaacactgAATTTACAGATATGCTTAAAGCATATTTCCAAAGCATTAAGAACTTCGGTGAAGCAGTACGTCTTTACTCTACTCATTTTTCTAGTGAAGAAgtatctaataataataataagtttaTACGTTTAGAAGACAACTTACGACGCTATcgatcttttaaaaaactatttgtaATATTCAAGACAATGTATTAGtactcaaagaaataaaacttttgaatttttttcagttaaaaattattttaacattaactcATACATCACCAAATTCGGAAAACTactttctattaaaaaaatatggagttctttttaaaattcttaagttGACACTCGaagcaaaaaaagttaaattaaaaaaaaaatcaactttggCGTTATTTAGTAGTCTGAacaatatgattttatttgatttttaattcctCAATGCTATTCATAAATAACTAAGTTATGGCTTCGCCCGTTTTTTATGAGACAGTTTGTATATAGCTTATTCGTGCATAGATCTTCAACCggtaagtttttgtaaataggTATTTCTAAGTACCTGTTTGCAAAAGTGGGTTATGTTTGAAATCAAACAATACAAATCTAGACACGTCGTAAAAACATTTGCGTAAGTTCTATTCTCACAGGCCAATATATTACCACTGCAAACCACAACCACTTTATCAGAAGAATTAgttgtttcaaaattgcatttcGACATTACGAAACGTTGTTCAGCGTTATCAACTTTAGGGGGAGTTGTTTTTATGGTACGTTCTCATAAATAGTTTTAatcattataaattttcaaaaatactttgaaacAAACAATGACTAACTCACCAGAAAATCATCAGGTTGAATTCCAAACAAATCTCTAAAATACCTAAAAGCTATGGGAGCATAGTtcttatatttaaaatctgaGTAATGATGAGCTGGCGTATGATTGGAGCCTTCGGAAGGAAAGTTAGTCGTTTCCACTGTCATAAAGTCCTGCATCAATAAATCCCTCTCGGGTTTGGAAGCCAAACCACCGACAGCATGTTGGATCCCTAAAATATTACAGTTTCGGATCATAACTCGTAACGACTGCATAATTTgtaacaaaaagaaatagtttataagagataataaataaacaaataacaataaaatggttaaaacAGGAACTTGCAAAATGATAATATGCTGGTTCAAGGTGGCATGATAACATAACCAATGACCCTAGATGGAGCGTATATTCcgaattatgttttttaaataaaaattatacctAAAGTCTGCATTGACAAATAATTTAGACAAGTAaacaaatcttaaaaaattataagaagcgagaaaaatactatttatgtatttattagaACCACCATTGAAATCTTAAGTAggagtatttttatttcatatgaTGGTTGTTTAAAACTATTGAAACAGAACttagaaaaatgataattttcaaaaaggacttaaacatttaaaaatggttttaaatttgattcgACGATACTTAATTCATTTTCCTTATGATGACAAAAATACCGCCTAGATCTAATACAATTGAGCATATACAAAATGTTGCATTGGCGGACTGACTACAGGAAAATTCATGTAAATTGAATACCATCTAATATTATCTCGGTCTGGCGATTCAATACCCTGAATagtttaatatgaaataaacaCCTCACCAAAAAATACAATGAATAATGACATCATTCTTGCGTCATCTAATTATCCATAGCAGTTAATGATAAACGTACTAATTATGCGAATTAACTTTACAGGGTGAGCTTTTTTGACGTTTGGATTTGACGAAGGGATATCATAAATTAGTAGAGTAGTTGGTTCAGTGGAGAAATCATTGCAATTTCAAGggaccaatttaaaaatttgtcgATTTCTTTAGGTCGATGTAGCAGAGGTATTATTAGTTCTAGAGAAACAGTGTAAATActaaagttttataaaataatcttCTGAATAAGACATGcttgtcaatttttttcggACAActgtgatttttaaatatagctTTTCTACTCTATCATAAGGGCTTATCAAGGATCAAAACATAATATCTTTCAGCTTAACATGATTGGAATTTCCAACAGTTTATTTGCATTTCGCAGTAGGATTTCGTTGAAACaaactaatatttatttgaccCTCCCACCTTTTGAAgttcaaagtatttttaagTCACTAACAGGTTTATAATACATCTACAAAtagaaaattgtattatatCAGTCAGTTTTATAAAGCTAAATCCGAGAGTAAATCTATCAATACACTGGACTATTGATGCATCATTATAGCGCTATTGCCAGTATAAGAGCAATTTacgtttatttaaatgataCAGTTTCTACTATTTAAATCTACTTGTAAAGGTACTTAGTACAAATAAGCGAAATTAACGAAACATTAACCGCAAAGTGAAAACTTGTGTTTACCTCAAAAACATCCACCTACTGTTACAGCTAAGTACATGTTATCCACACCTATCGACTAGCCTTGCATGTAATAAACATGCACATTTGAACATTAACTAAGACAATTTTGTCTGTAGTAAATAAACGCAAATATATGAACTTATGAACGAAACTATAAGcaacaaaaccaaaataaattgTACTCGTGGTTAATTACCTAAAACTGGTTTGATGTGGATTAATAAAACTGACTTATAGGATAAAAACTTCTTAATCTGTCTACGGTTCgacgaaaataaattattgaatgtTTGGATGTTAAGAGTGGATCAACACTCAATCAACATGTTGggagaatatttaaaaaaattgtgatgtataataataaaggaCTTAAAGCCTGCctttaaattgtaaatccGTCCAGGACTATTTCTGAggctaaatatttcaatatttatttacgatATGACCGGGAAGTAGTATTTTGCAGGGCGgaccaaataaattttagagcAAGCCACAGGCGAGTCCTGGAAGTTTAGGGACTCGTGCCAAACACATTTTCGGTCGCATGaagtataatatatttttacaggCCTTTTTTCTCGatattttattcgttttttatactttaaatttgatttaacaaATCAATAACTTAAACATGTTCGACATAATAAGGATCGTACgaagaaaatgataaagatCACTTAAGTCAACTTTTTAGTTTTGACctgaaaaatattactatCACGGAAATGAATTCgatagaatttttatatacataagtacgtaaaaaatattttgtagtaaTCTGAACACTGAAAAACAAATCCTTCCAGCAATAAAAATGATGATCTTAAACCATTTCAAACGTTTTTATCATGAAAAGCCGGCTTTAGTAACAATAATGTAacctttaaacatttttatttcatattttcttaagTCAATAAAAGAAAGTTACACCTACATCTCGCTGCATTCATTACGCGGATAATTTAGCATCCAACCCAACCAAATTACTTCAGCGCGagagtaattttattaacaagcCACATTTCAGACATTTAAGCcctgatttttataaaatacatgCACGGTTTGAATAGATGGAACAAAATTTGTAGTACACGACTGAATAAAAAGATAATCTTACCTAActacttattattaataaagcaATGTCGACCCATAAAAAGGGGTGGGAAGTGTGCTTAAACCCTAAATAAGAACGTGTTAGAAGCTATTGAATTCACTATAGGTCTTACTAATGATTgtgaaaaaggaatttttagtttcttaaGTGGTCTTCCATAAGAACAACAAAAAGAAACAAGCTTTTAACTACGCCACAATTGATAGTAAGCTTAAGAAAATATACATAGGAGAAAAACCAATGAGATTCTGAAACTCTGAGTGATTCgataattttacatatacGTAAAACACCGTTCTTTATAAGTTATAAATAATGGCTGAGATGAAGTTTGACCCAACATCCAaagtccaaaaataattttagtaaatacataatcattttgaataatgatAGAATGTTTAAGGAAAATTACCATGAcgcatttattcattttatatacatgatAGTTAATTAAATGTGAAGTTGCTggaaaaaactcaaaaattgtGCAAAAACATATGCGGAGTTGTAGaatattctttttattgtttaagaaatataactcttcaaaatatgaaatttagatctattcatttttcaatCATCCTAACTGTTCAAGAAATTGAGCAATtcaatatttatgtaatacaCAAATACTAATAACATCggccaaaaaaatttttctgtcTGGGTTATCCTACGCGATTCTCATTTTTCTTATCTAATTAATTACAGAAAAAACTGTTTCTTTCTtttctaaattcaaaaattagaataaaactACATGCTGATTTTACGaatatgttcattttttctcatttttagtGTATGCAAGAATAGAAGAAATCTATTAAATGTATGgaccaaatttgtttttacaaacataaaacattaaaaagtcacattataagaaaataaattagaatttaatatttttaaaagtactGAATTAGGAATTTAAGTCCTTTCCGAACATATGTAATGTTCTCCATAAAGACTTAATGaccgtttaaaatttttattacttaatataGGTATATTGTATTGCAAAAACCTGCGCGAGTTCGATAATTACGCACCAAATagcgaaatttaatttgtatgtTCCTCCCAATCCGAATcattatacagaaaaaatCTGTCTCTTAAATAGGCATAAAAGCTAACAATGACTTTTTGACTAGACAAgatttatgattgtttttgatTATAAAATAGCAGAAAATGACTTTAAAGGGCAGacacaaaaatatatacaagtttttttcattgacCTGTGAATATAATACCACCCTGATTTCTGCAATTACACTATTTATAGTCGCTGTAATCCAAAAGGCTATTTAGACAAGTTTGTTTAAAATCATAGTAGCATAACACAGTTTTTAAGGTCAGAAAAACGGAAGtgcaaaaaactttttcaagcGGAAATAATAccaacaataaattatttaactcaAACAACAAAAACGATCAATGAACCCAATTTATAATattctataaaattaaaaaatacacattaATGTAGGTAAACACAGATGCAAATAATGAATCGTAAATTCCAATGTTAATGTATCATCACTTCATGTAGTGCCTTGATCATGCGTCACCCAACAATGAATTTAAATGCGAACAATTAGTAAGTAAACAGTTTTGCAATGTTTCAGTTTAATTGTCTAACCCGCCTTGGAAAACTCTCTGAGTATTCGCATATTATGAATTGTTAAACACTTAAAATGATCTGataatacttttttgttttcttaatcACCTTTTTTCATGGCATATTTTTGATTTCGAAGGTTCTGTTGAAGGTTTTTTTGTTTGCCTTAGGGTCATACtgtgaaaaaacttattacgAGAATCCCGAAAAGCAAATTGGGAggttttcaataataactatcgatttttaaattaaaaaaaaaaacgtgtaaccAATAcggacaaaaataaatacaataatataaataattagaCAAGAAACTAATGAGAACATGGAAGGAAATAATGAAAAGATTAATGTGTTGCGTCTAAACGAAAAAAGAAATCCGTTTAATTGTAATATAGGACGAAACGGGCAATTCTCATCCTCTTTAAGCCTCAATATAAATGCAATTCTGTGGATAACTCTAATTAATCCACTTCATCCCTTTAGAACACCAAAAAGCAATTGACGTGATATCAGCGGTTACGGCAATATccgtttaaatatttcaaaaattgcaagaaactgacaaactgcaaaattaatatggcatttttaatgatataacgTTAGGGCGACGTAAACTtggattttaaatgaaaataatcgcGTCATCAAAATCATAAATCACATATTATCGTTTCTGGAATTCGAACCAAATAACTAATAGTATAATGCAACTGATACAACACACCTGTTTGAATTTTCTTGTTCAAATTGGATTGATGCTTCACAAAACTCATGCAAGAAACAGTCCGAGGGAGGTATCCTGATTCAAAGTGCATTATAAAGAATACTAAATGTAACTATTACAGCACCATTGAAAGGTGCTAAATGTGTAAATTGATTGAGTTTGTTTAGCTGGCGTTCTACTAATGAGAAATTTATCTAATGGCGTAATCTTGCATTATCAAGAGCGATAAGGGAAGttaatgaatttaataatctcaaactgtaaaaaaaaggTGGAATGCTTATCTCTAatagttaatttattactatGTAACCGTATGTGATATTAATGggattttctgaaaaacgATTCATTTTCTGTCACTTTTTCTGTGAAAACAGATTCATATTCTCGAATACGCATCTTAAATATTCATTGCTTATTTCACTTCACTACTTTATATGCTGTTATCAACTTGCAATGTAGTATCTCATAAATTATAACATTGTCGTAAATTGCAGAATTAATGAGAATATGTGAAATCCAACTGGAAGTCACGGGGGAATGTGCAGAGAGACTCAAACTTCCGGTGTCCATTGGGACCTAGTTTACGTATAAGGcctttgaaaatatatttaaaaaataataattcattataaTTGGAAATTCTAATCGTTTATTACCACGTTTAtacctaataattttattccttGAGATAAGTAGCACTGGTTTAAAtctatgtatacatatatttaaaatccgAAATTTACTGctaaatcattttttgcaGTAACATGGACTGAACTGGTTTAGTTTTGCAATTAACCTACAGAAATGCTAATTGAAGCTTTCACTAAGATATAATGTGTAAGACAAAAAAGATATATGTAAGTATTGATGTAACTAGTGTGCAGAAGAGAATTGGATAGACGTTTAAATAACTCTTTTTATGGATCTGCGGATATTTATAAGAGGCAATAGGTCACtagcaaaaagaaattaaatatggGAGAAAggataaacaagttttttacCCCTTCAATAAAACAGTTTAGTTAGAATGCACTAAATTTTACCACAATACCCAGTTGTATGCTCATAGTTAAATTAAACCGGATTTGAAGATTACTCCTGGGATATGTATaagccaatttaaaaattttaactaaaaaatctcaaataaacAATCTTTCCTCATACCAGTTTGAGCATTTTAACTGGATCTAATCCACATATACTTTATCCTCATTCTAATTTGCCACCTAATTGTAATTAGGTAGTTATgtatattcaataaattattatgctTGATATTAATCATCACTTACCCAGTTGTATAGATCCCATAATTTGGGTGGATTGGATCTTCTTATAGGTAATTTCGCCTCCGACCCCCACCCTTCGGTGTCCAATTTTCCTATCTTTCTCCCTGTCCCTTTCGGCCCTTGCTCTTGCCGCATTTGAAATTGCTTTATGTTCACCACTAGcctaatgaaaaatgaaagaaaatacaTAGTaccatattaaaattaactaagctATGGTCTCCTATGTATCTTTACAGCGTTGCATCGttgtaattttcattgttttattaCAAAGTTACGGAGCTATATACTGTTAACATCCAATGAAAATAGTTGTAGAATTCGAACAAAAAAGTCTATATGTATATGGTGCttagagaaatattaattaaactaaattatgAATTGTTTACTAATCAAGAAACTAACATGACGAAATTACGGTCCAGGTAAAATTGTCACCAATTAATTTGAATGTTAGCGATTGATCTTGGTCCttggaaatgattttttggtagatcatttgaatatttatacaaTTTGTAGATATAATGGGTTCAGGAATTGCCTCCTTGTACAAATTGTTATTGCCAGAAATTAGATTTCATCAGTGATGTGTGTAAACTTTGCGGTTTACAGAAACACAGACAAAAGaaactatattaatttttttattatcaacatgAACAATggtattaattaataagaTATTAGATTTGTATTATTTGTCTCTTTCATCTAAGTTTTTcatgattaaaaataacacGCTTTACCTGTtcaagataaataatttctaataattccTAATATAGCAAAATTACCACCTTACCAATCAATGATTAACTAATACTTTGCACTTGGGTATTTGACTTTatttaattgagaaaaaaatatgaataaaatactTACATCTTGAAAACTCTTATTCAATGTTGAAATATTGTCCTTATCTGAAAAAagtgtattattattatatttaaaaactttatatatCGTAATATGAAAGTGCAGGATTCATGACATacttatacaggatgtcccattaacaatttaccccatctattttctttatttttcacattgaaAAAAGGTTCAAATGGAGACCCTCTTTCATTTTAAgagttgaatttaaaaatggccTCGTTATCTTCCTCCGCATGATCCGACCCCCTGCACATGACATAAACTAACTAAATGACATaaagaaactaaaatattttaaatggaaccacccattttttttgacatgtttggatttttctttaaggGAGAGATCCTTGTTTGGACATTTttctaatgtcaaaaataaagaaattagatgGGGGGTAAATTGTTAATGGGACATcttgtatacagagtgttacaAATTCGATATATTAGCATTGCTATCTCGGTATTTTTAAGTGATAGAGCGTTAGTTAAATGGAGGGAAGGTTACGCATTTAGTTGCTGAAAACTttgttaaaaggaaatgtaaaattatctTAATACTTCCAGGGATATctggaagaaaaagaaaaaaccaaattttttaaatgttttcacGGCTTTACtactgataattttaaaaaaccaagGTTTTTTCAAGAA of Euwallacea similis isolate ESF13 chromosome 15, ESF131.1, whole genome shotgun sequence contains these proteins:
- the PIP5K59B gene encoding phosphatidylinositol 4-phosphate 5-kinase type-1 alpha; its protein translation is MASGDTIETIEVLSSNSALNMNNSKEPPGIYESGAAGESDDKDNISTLNKSFQDASGEHKAISNAARARAERDREKDRKIGHRRVGVGGEITYKKIQSTQIMGSIQLGIQHAVGGLASKPERDLLMQDFMTVETTNFPSEGSNHTPAHHYSDFKYKNYAPIAFRYFRDLFGIQPDDFLMSMCDSPLRELSNPGASGSIFYLTSDDEFIVKTVQHKEGEFLQKLLPGYYMNLNQNPRTLLPKFFGLYCYQCNSKNVRLVIMNNLLPSNVVMHQKYDLKGSTYKRKASKAERQKRSPTYKDLDFMEHHAEGVLMESDTYNALMKTIQRDCRVLESFKIMDYSLLLAIHNLDQAQKEKMEKKSHTNLQHIPQDGDVGGPSSLFLQEEHDREREDRIGAAALNRSRSINRQRLVAHSTAMESIQAESEPIDEDDDTPPGGIPARNDKGERLLLFIGIIDILQSYRLKKKLEHTWKSMIHDGDTVSVHRPSFYAHRFQKFMAEKVFKKIPSLDMPEIKGNHRKFRTLVTSYIALKHSPSKRKSLSKPLRHEELNTNSKGDTVINQFNGAKAVSPTEAVPSTKSAPPAYQPPSTSTPTTAPISPAYTSSSTPITSPPAIFPAVLVGPKQKVPPPVPPRGTPKAKRSDLNGKGIAPSCCSTPPPTYSEGYDRSDAGSIVGSVSGHASSTRGPKHHGGHHHHHANLRNYRDDSVSITDIKLESRAETKSSLSVESSGGSSTAGGHSSSGGHSSRTGLTWTPPTSVEGSTPTWTEGTPSFTESSSSGDMGCPTTPLRPGSTSSSGKHHKKAVDHEINCLTTEMRIDAQILEILINEV